GGTTTCATATGCAGCAGCTCTTCATTCTGAAGATGCTCCTCTATGATCCTGTTATAGTGTTCGAACATCTCTTTGATCTCATTGGCATCTGACGGGTAGAACTGTCCCGCTACAGCTGTTTCTCTTGTACTCATATTACTTTTCTCCTATTTTAATATTATTTAGTATAATACTACACTTTCGATTGGAATCGGATACTTCAATACAGTGTATCCTGTAGATGGTTCCGAATTTGCCGAGGCTGAAGCCAACGGTTCCAAACGAGGCCATCATTATTTCCAGATTCCTTCTATCTCTCTCTTGCATTTCGGACAGTGTCCATCCTCCAACCGGTTGACTGTGACCGAATACCCCGTTCTGTCTATCAGCAGTTCACCACAGTCCGGACAATAGGTATCGCCGTGCACCGGTACATTGCCGAGGTAGATATAGTGCAAGCCGGCTTCCTGTCCGATCTTTTTGGCGCGCATCAGTGTCTCCAGACCTGTGGCCTGATGATCCAGCATCTTGTAATCCGGATGGAAAGCGCTCAGGTGCCACGGGACATGTTTTCCCAGTTCATCGGCGATGAACGCCGCCATCTCCTGCAGGTCCCTGTCGCTGTCGTTCTCTCCGGGAATGATCAGTGTGGTCACTTCGACCCAGATACCCTCGCCTACCATTCTTCTAAGGGTTTCTTTCACACCTTCAAGACCACCTTTGAGGACCTTTTTATAGTAGGCATCGTCCCAGCTTTTGAGGTCGATGTTGGCTGCATCAAGCCAACCCGGCATATCTGCAATGATCTCTTTCGTTTCGAACCCGTTGCTGACAAAAATGTTCTTCAGCCCTCTCTCTTTGGCGATCACACCGATATCTTTGGCATAAGGGTAAAAGATGGTGGGTTCGTTGTAGGTATAGGCGATCGAAGCGGCTCCGTGTTCAAAGGCAAGGTCCACCATTTTTTCCGGAGAAACTTCTATCTGCTTGTTGACATGTGTCTCCTGCGAGATATCCCAGTTCTGGCAGAAAGGACATTTAAAATTACACCCTACCGTACCGAACGAAAGCGCTTTGCTTCCCGGCAACAGGTGATAAAGCGGTTTCTTCTCGACCGGATCGACATTGAGTGCCACGGGATGCCCGTAGACAAGATTCTTCAACTCCCCGTTCTCATTCTTGTTGACCCCGCAGATCCCGACCTGCCCCTCTTTGAGCTTGCAGTAGTGCTGACAGAGCAGACAGACTATCCGGTCTTTCCCTTCTTCTGTTTTATAATATTTCATGTTTTCGTGTGCTGTCATAGAGACTCCTTCTTTTAAACCTTTATATAGAAAGGCTCAACTTTCTTTCACTATACCATATAGGTTTGAAAAAGTCAAGAGACGGGAATAAAAATAGTATATCAGGGAAAAGAGAGGAAGGTGATCCATAAAATGGGAAGGGGAATACTGGATCGGCAATCCGTACAGGGAGTTGAAATATCTACTCGCCTATTTCAAAATGATGCTGCTCTCTGTTGTTGAGATAAAAGGTTTCAAACGCCTTT
This DNA window, taken from Sulfurovum lithotrophicum, encodes the following:
- the amrS gene encoding AmmeMemoRadiSam system radical SAM enzyme; this translates as MTAHENMKYYKTEEGKDRIVCLLCQHYCKLKEGQVGICGVNKNENGELKNLVYGHPVALNVDPVEKKPLYHLLPGSKALSFGTVGCNFKCPFCQNWDISQETHVNKQIEVSPEKMVDLAFEHGAASIAYTYNEPTIFYPYAKDIGVIAKERGLKNIFVSNGFETKEIIADMPGWLDAANIDLKSWDDAYYKKVLKGGLEGVKETLRRMVGEGIWVEVTTLIIPGENDSDRDLQEMAAFIADELGKHVPWHLSAFHPDYKMLDHQATGLETLMRAKKIGQEAGLHYIYLGNVPVHGDTYCPDCGELLIDRTGYSVTVNRLEDGHCPKCKREIEGIWK